In candidate division WOR-3 bacterium, a genomic segment contains:
- the rpmE gene encoding 50S ribosomal protein L31, with product MKKKIHPKYMSCVVTCACGNRVETRSTVEKISVDLCSKCHPFFTGRQKIVDSAGRVEKFKRRYAAKKTAPAKASKSKE from the coding sequence ATGAAAAAGAAAATTCACCCAAAATACATGTCCTGTGTAGTAACCTGCGCTTGTGGTAATCGGGTCGAAACGAGATCGACGGTTGAAAAAATCAGCGTTGATCTTTGTTCAAAGTGCCACCCATTTTTCACCGGACGACAGAAAATCGTCGATTCTGCGGGCAGGGTGGAAAAATTCAAGAGACGATATGCTGCAAAAAAAACAGCGCCGGCAAAAGCGAGTAAATCGAAGGAGTAG
- the rho gene encoding transcription termination factor Rho — MEIDDLKKRKVTELHDIAKDLGLASFTDLKKPDLIHAIIEAETKRSELVPVEGVLQIHPEGYGFLRSPNYNYLQSQDDIYLSISQIRKFNLKVGDHIRGLARPPREGERYFAMIKIEHINNIPLSEFRERVLFDNLTPLYPNERIHLEIEGKNDRSMRIVDLFTPIGKGQRGLIVSPPRAGKTVLLQKIANSITTNHPEIYLIVLLIDERPEEVTDFERSVDAEVVSSTFDETPERHTEVGEIILERAKRMVETKKDVVILLDSLTRLARAHNSVVPHSGKTLSGGLDSTALQKPKKFFGAARNIEEGGSLTIVSTALIDTGSRMDEVIFEEFKGTGNLELILDRRLSDRRIFPSLDLYKSGTRKEELLLADFEINRLWIMRKLLSEMNTIEQMEFLAEKMSRTKTNKEFLESMSNE, encoded by the coding sequence ATGGAAATAGATGATTTAAAGAAGAGAAAGGTAACAGAACTGCATGATATTGCAAAGGATTTGGGTCTAGCCAGTTTCACAGATCTCAAAAAACCTGATCTGATACATGCAATTATCGAAGCGGAGACGAAGCGGTCCGAGCTCGTACCGGTTGAAGGAGTGCTGCAAATCCATCCCGAAGGTTATGGGTTCCTGCGATCGCCCAATTACAACTATTTGCAGAGCCAGGATGACATATATTTGTCAATCTCGCAGATACGAAAATTCAACCTCAAGGTCGGCGATCACATCAGGGGTCTTGCCCGTCCGCCGCGCGAAGGCGAACGCTATTTCGCGATGATCAAAATTGAACACATAAACAATATACCGCTTTCCGAATTCCGCGAGCGCGTACTGTTTGACAATCTGACTCCCCTGTACCCCAACGAACGCATTCACCTGGAGATCGAGGGTAAGAATGACCGCTCGATGCGTATCGTTGATCTGTTCACGCCTATTGGCAAAGGTCAGCGCGGATTAATAGTATCACCACCTCGGGCTGGCAAGACGGTGTTACTGCAAAAAATCGCGAACTCAATCACGACGAACCACCCCGAGATATATCTCATTGTACTGCTTATTGATGAAAGACCGGAGGAGGTAACTGATTTCGAACGCTCGGTTGATGCCGAAGTCGTCTCCTCAACGTTTGACGAAACACCGGAGCGCCACACCGAAGTCGGCGAGATCATTCTCGAGCGGGCGAAACGCATGGTCGAGACTAAAAAGGACGTCGTCATACTTCTCGACAGTCTGACCCGACTCGCCCGTGCTCACAATTCCGTTGTTCCTCACTCCGGTAAGACCTTGTCCGGCGGTCTCGACTCCACCGCACTGCAAAAACCAAAGAAATTCTTCGGAGCGGCAAGGAACATCGAAGAAGGTGGTAGTCTGACAATAGTCTCAACAGCACTGATCGATACTGGATCCAGAATGGATGAGGTGATCTTTGAAGAATTCAAAGGCACTGGTAATCTTGAATTGATACTCGACCGGAGACTTTCTGATCGAAGGATCTTTCCATCCCTCGATCTATACAAATCAGGAACCAGGAAAGAGGAGTTGCTGCTGGCGGACTTTGAGATCAATCGATTGTGGATCATGCGTAAACTACTTTCTGAGATGAACACAATAGAACAGATGGAATTCCTTGCGGAAAAGATGTCCCGGACCAAAACGAACAAAGAATTCCTCGAATCCATGAGTAATGAATAA
- the nadA gene encoding quinolinate synthase NadA: MTRNITEQIARLKQEKNAIILAHNYQLPEIQDIADYVGDSLELARISQGITQDTILLCGVYFMAEITKILNPNKTVLMPDQHAGCPMANMITPGQLSDEKKNNPNAAVMCYVNSNADVKALSDICCTSANGMKVAQSLSENKVLFIPDQYLGSYIAKRSPNKKFILWPGYCPTHMVFSREELMKLKDKYPDARIVAHPECRLDVQEVADTICSTSQMITYAQENDAEQFIICTELGMLHRLKKENPAKEFIPGSPNAICPNMKLTTVEKIMWSLERDEHKIEIDEQTRRQALSSIERMLKIK; the protein is encoded by the coding sequence TTGACACGTAACATCACCGAACAGATCGCCAGACTCAAGCAAGAGAAAAATGCCATCATTCTTGCGCACAATTACCAATTGCCTGAGATCCAGGATATTGCCGATTATGTCGGCGACTCGCTGGAGCTTGCCAGAATATCACAAGGTATTACCCAGGATACCATTCTCCTCTGTGGGGTCTATTTCATGGCTGAGATTACCAAGATACTCAATCCCAATAAAACGGTCCTCATGCCCGATCAGCACGCTGGGTGTCCGATGGCGAATATGATAACACCAGGGCAGTTATCGGACGAGAAGAAAAATAATCCAAACGCCGCGGTGATGTGCTATGTGAACTCAAACGCCGATGTCAAAGCATTGAGTGACATATGCTGCACCTCAGCCAATGGAATGAAAGTCGCACAATCACTGAGTGAAAACAAGGTACTTTTCATTCCAGACCAGTACCTGGGTTCGTATATTGCGAAAAGGTCACCGAATAAGAAATTCATTCTCTGGCCAGGATATTGCCCGACCCACATGGTCTTTTCAAGAGAAGAATTGATGAAGTTGAAAGATAAATACCCCGATGCAAGAATCGTCGCCCATCCAGAATGTCGCCTCGACGTACAGGAAGTAGCTGATACTATCTGCTCAACGTCCCAGATGATCACGTATGCCCAGGAAAATGATGCAGAACAGTTCATAATCTGTACTGAACTGGGCATGTTACATAGGCTCAAGAAGGAGAATCCTGCCAAGGAGTTCATACCGGGTAGTCCGAACGCGATATGTCCAAACATGAAACTGACCACGGTTGAGAAGATCATGTGGTCACTTGAACGTGATGAACACAAGATCGAGATCGACGAGCAGACGCGAAGGCAAGCACTGAGTTCAATCGAGCGAATGCTCAAGATAAAATAG
- a CDS encoding M23 family metallopeptidase, with the protein MDIILIPGKGSKTTNLRIKTGYLIVITVVCVLIITSFFYSLTSYAKKEVDRNRLSQVLNENRVVQEEIERIENELSGLQTVIDSIKIYDNKLRTYAPLKPIDEELRDMGVGGFTPEFAQEDLSANVKKNLTYISETLDNLVGRARLQRTSYVELVNFLREKAFLRDHTPSIMPVQGWMIRGYGYQVDPFTGLVKMHEGLDIAAPTGTPIVSPASGIVRYAGNKKDYGLCVEIDHGYGFMTMYAHCQRVRVNSGMQVRRGDVIGYVGNTGRSTGPHLHYEVRLSHSAVNPINYILSAEAIVD; encoded by the coding sequence TTGGACATTATTTTAATACCTGGAAAGGGAAGCAAAACTACGAATCTCCGCATCAAAACGGGGTATTTGATAGTCATCACGGTCGTGTGTGTGCTGATAATCACATCTTTCTTCTACAGCCTGACCAGTTATGCAAAGAAGGAAGTCGACCGTAACCGGTTGTCACAGGTTCTGAACGAAAATCGTGTCGTGCAGGAAGAGATTGAACGAATTGAGAATGAACTCTCTGGTCTGCAGACGGTGATCGACAGCATTAAGATCTATGACAACAAGCTCCGTACCTATGCACCGCTCAAGCCGATCGATGAAGAACTGCGCGATATGGGAGTGGGAGGGTTTACGCCTGAATTCGCGCAGGAAGATCTGTCCGCGAATGTTAAGAAAAACCTCACCTACATCTCGGAAACGCTGGATAATCTTGTCGGTCGAGCCCGTCTCCAAAGAACGAGCTACGTGGAGCTGGTTAACTTTCTTCGTGAGAAGGCATTTCTCAGGGATCACACGCCATCGATCATGCCGGTGCAGGGATGGATGATCCGCGGCTACGGCTATCAGGTCGATCCATTTACCGGCCTGGTGAAAATGCACGAGGGATTGGATATTGCCGCACCTACTGGCACCCCCATTGTATCTCCTGCCAGCGGTATCGTTCGATACGCAGGTAACAAAAAAGATTATGGTTTGTGTGTCGAAATCGACCACGGGTACGGATTCATGACAATGTACGCCCATTGTCAACGTGTCAGAGTCAATTCCGGCATGCAGGTAAGACGCGGTGACGTCATTGGATATGTAGGAAACACGGGCAGATCGACCGGACCTCATCTCCATTATGAAGTTCGCCTGTCCCACAGTGCTGTAAACCCCATCAACTACATTCTATCCGCAGAAGCGATAGTAGATTAG
- the hutU gene encoding urocanate hydratase, with protein sequence MKKTSTIKDYAYKPVSAPHGTKITCKSWQQEAALRMLQNNLDPEVAEKPEELVVYGGSGRAARNWKCYNAIVDTLRKLENDETLLVQSGKPVGVFRTFKHAPRVLIANSLLVPNWANWDYFRKLEALGLIMYGQMTAGSWIYIGTQGIIQGTYETFAACARQHFGGSLKGKWILTGGMGGMSGAQPLAATMNEGVILAIEVDPARIRKRVDQGFCDFMVDDLDEALDLVFEAVKRKQPRSVGLVGNTSEIEPELLKRNIIPDILTDQTSAHDELNGYVPGGMSLDDANSLRARDPEEYKKRALESIARQMEAMLEIQKKGAVAFDYGNNIRGQAKKAGVENPFAIPGFVPEYIRPLFCHGRGPFRWAALSGDKRDIHNLDGVVLKMFGGDPSIRRWIELAQKKIPFQGLPARIMWLGYGERDRFGMEINRLVRTGKIAAPIVIGRDHLDTGSVASPYRETEGMLDGSDAIADWPILNGLLNTASGASWVSVHHGGGVGIGYSIHAGQVLVCDGTADMDERINRVLTNDPGIGIARHFDAGYEAAIRFAHDKKVKIPMDRE encoded by the coding sequence ATGAAGAAAACCAGTACCATCAAAGATTACGCGTACAAACCTGTATCCGCACCACATGGAACCAAAATAACGTGCAAGAGCTGGCAACAAGAGGCTGCGCTCCGGATGCTGCAGAACAACCTCGATCCTGAGGTCGCAGAAAAACCAGAAGAACTGGTCGTCTATGGAGGAAGCGGTAGAGCCGCCCGGAACTGGAAATGCTACAACGCGATCGTTGACACACTCAGGAAACTCGAGAACGATGAAACACTACTGGTCCAGTCGGGCAAGCCAGTCGGCGTTTTCCGTACGTTCAAACATGCGCCCCGGGTACTGATCGCAAACTCGCTGCTAGTGCCCAACTGGGCAAATTGGGATTATTTCCGTAAACTCGAAGCGCTCGGTCTGATTATGTACGGACAGATGACTGCGGGTTCATGGATCTACATCGGCACTCAAGGCATTATTCAAGGAACTTATGAGACCTTTGCCGCATGCGCGCGGCAACACTTTGGTGGAAGTTTGAAAGGCAAGTGGATTCTAACCGGAGGCATGGGTGGAATGAGCGGCGCCCAACCCCTGGCTGCCACTATGAATGAGGGCGTGATCCTCGCTATCGAAGTTGATCCAGCACGCATTCGGAAGCGCGTTGACCAGGGTTTTTGCGATTTCATGGTTGACGATCTTGACGAGGCCCTCGATCTTGTCTTTGAAGCGGTGAAGAGAAAACAACCGCGTTCGGTCGGTCTGGTCGGTAACACATCTGAAATCGAACCCGAACTCCTGAAGAGAAATATCATACCCGACATCCTGACCGACCAGACATCGGCACATGATGAATTGAACGGATATGTTCCGGGTGGCATGAGCCTCGACGACGCCAACTCGTTGCGTGCAAGAGATCCTGAAGAATACAAGAAACGCGCGCTCGAATCGATCGCCAGACAGATGGAGGCAATGCTCGAGATACAGAAGAAAGGAGCGGTTGCTTTCGACTATGGTAACAACATACGCGGGCAGGCAAAGAAAGCCGGCGTCGAAAATCCCTTCGCAATACCGGGTTTCGTGCCCGAATACATCAGACCTCTGTTCTGTCATGGACGCGGTCCTTTCCGATGGGCGGCATTGTCTGGCGATAAGCGCGATATACACAATCTGGACGGAGTCGTCCTCAAGATGTTCGGTGGCGACCCGTCGATACGCAGATGGATCGAACTGGCGCAGAAGAAAATCCCTTTCCAGGGTTTGCCGGCTCGTATCATGTGGCTCGGATATGGTGAGCGTGACCGGTTCGGCATGGAGATAAACCGCCTCGTAAGAACCGGCAAGATCGCTGCCCCGATAGTAATAGGCAGGGACCACCTGGACACCGGTTCGGTAGCGTCACCTTATCGCGAGACCGAAGGAATGCTCGACGGTTCAGATGCTATAGCTGACTGGCCAATTCTGAACGGTCTGCTGAATACCGCTTCAGGTGCCTCATGGGTTTCGGTACACCACGGCGGCGGAGTCGGCATCGGTTACTCGATCCACGCAGGACAGGTGCTGGTTTGCGACGGCACCGCTGACATGGACGAGCGTATCAACCGAGTACTGACAAATGACCCGGGTATCGGTATCGCGCGCCACTTCGATGCTGGCTATGAAGCGGCAATCCGCTTCGCTCACGATAAAAAAGTCAAAATACCGATGGACAGGGAATGA